In Salinigranum marinum, one DNA window encodes the following:
- a CDS encoding pyrroloquinoline quinone-dependent dehydrogenase produces the protein MATEENKAVKAASETIVEETELGYQVFNAPDEPVLDQHDTDRIPRFDVTQEMLTNSGDDPESWLMFANNYEAHRHTAADAITKENVGELELEYDITVGANSSMEGSPVVVPGDPPVMYQTNGPSHVKALDARTGEILWAYTYPAPDDAVLCCDDNNRGVAVWKDKVFLTSLDSGVQALNRYTGEEEWYASTADHKEGYSATWAPIIYDGMLFTGSAGGEYGVRGFHCAFDAETGEELWRTLTCPEEEYVGDSIKQSGGTNWMSPTIDTERELVLINVGNPSPDFNGTVRPGPNRNTCSTLALDMHTGEIQWEHQESAHDIWDYDAGNMRILIRDLEIDHRDYEGDVVYSGGKTSFGYTMDADTGELLVRSEAMTQQINFLKMVPHVEEEREYVMLPGLLGGVDWQPATYCPATGLVYHKTLNTPHKVAWRNEEFRPGEKFWGGIVDVEPDEEHIPDEYNGHISAVVAVDPATGQVKWRDWIDSDRYLWGGLMSTPTGLVFGGTQNGQMVAWDGETGERLWEFDLSDKAISGDPVSWYDPGEGKQYIAIQVGGSGFVGRGPRGDRLAVFSVEA, from the coding sequence ATGGCGACAGAGGAAAACAAAGCAGTCAAGGCAGCGAGCGAGACGATCGTCGAAGAGACCGAACTCGGCTATCAGGTGTTCAACGCACCCGACGAGCCGGTGTTGGACCAGCACGACACGGACCGCATCCCGCGGTTCGACGTCACCCAGGAGATGCTCACCAACTCCGGCGACGACCCCGAGAGTTGGCTGATGTTCGCCAACAACTACGAGGCGCACCGCCACACCGCCGCCGACGCGATCACCAAGGAGAACGTCGGGGAGCTCGAACTGGAGTACGACATCACGGTCGGCGCGAACTCCAGCATGGAGGGCTCGCCCGTCGTCGTGCCGGGGGACCCGCCCGTCATGTACCAGACGAACGGGCCGAGCCACGTGAAGGCGCTCGACGCCCGCACCGGCGAGATCCTCTGGGCGTACACGTACCCCGCACCGGACGACGCCGTGCTCTGCTGTGACGACAACAACCGCGGCGTCGCCGTCTGGAAGGACAAGGTGTTCCTCACCTCCCTGGACTCCGGCGTGCAGGCGCTCAACCGCTACACCGGCGAGGAGGAGTGGTACGCCTCCACCGCCGACCACAAGGAGGGGTACTCCGCGACGTGGGCGCCCATCATCTACGACGGCATGCTCTTTACGGGCAGTGCCGGCGGCGAGTACGGCGTCCGCGGCTTCCACTGCGCGTTCGACGCCGAGACCGGCGAGGAGCTCTGGCGCACGCTCACCTGCCCCGAAGAGGAGTACGTCGGCGACTCGATCAAGCAGTCCGGCGGCACCAACTGGATGAGCCCGACGATCGACACGGAGCGAGAACTGGTCCTGATCAACGTCGGGAACCCGAGCCCCGACTTCAACGGGACGGTCCGGCCGGGGCCGAACCGCAACACGTGTTCGACGCTCGCGCTCGACATGCACACCGGCGAGATCCAGTGGGAACACCAGGAGTCGGCCCACGACATCTGGGACTACGACGCGGGGAACATGCGGATCCTTATCCGCGACCTCGAGATCGACCACCGCGACTACGAGGGCGACGTCGTCTACAGCGGCGGCAAGACGTCGTTCGGCTACACGATGGACGCCGACACGGGCGAACTGCTCGTCCGCTCGGAGGCGATGACCCAGCAGATCAACTTCCTCAAGATGGTGCCGCACGTCGAGGAAGAGCGCGAGTACGTCATGCTCCCCGGTCTCCTCGGCGGTGTCGACTGGCAGCCCGCGACCTACTGCCCCGCGACCGGCCTCGTCTACCACAAGACGCTCAACACGCCGCACAAGGTCGCCTGGCGCAACGAGGAGTTCCGCCCCGGTGAGAAGTTCTGGGGCGGCATCGTCGACGTCGAACCCGACGAGGAACACATCCCCGACGAGTACAACGGCCACATCTCCGCCGTCGTCGCCGTCGACCCGGCCACAGGCCAGGTCAAGTGGCGCGACTGGATCGACTCGGACCGCTACCTCTGGGGCGGCCTGATGTCCACGCCGACGGGGCTCGTCTTCGGCGGCACGCAGAACGGCCAGATGGTCGCCTGGGACGGCGAGACCGGCGAGCGCCTCTGGGAGTTCGACCTCTCTGACAAGGCCATCTCCGGCGACCCCGTCTCGTGGTACGACCCCGGGGAAGGCAAACAGTACATCGCGATCCAGGTCGGCGGCAGCGGCTTCG